A genomic region of Alicyclobacillus sp. SO9 contains the following coding sequences:
- the rpmC gene encoding 50S ribosomal protein L29 translates to MKANELRDLSNEEIESRVDQLKDELFNLRFQLATGQLENVMRIRQVRKDIARAKTVLKERELGIG, encoded by the coding sequence ATGAAAGCTAATGAACTCCGCGACTTGTCCAACGAGGAAATTGAGAGCCGAGTGGACCAGTTGAAGGACGAGTTGTTTAATCTCCGTTTCCAGCTCGCCACCGGACAGTTGGAAAATGTGATGAGAATTCGTCAAGTACGAAAAGATATCGCTCGTGCCAAAACCGTACTAAAGGAACGCGAACTAGGTATTGGTTAA
- the rplX gene encoding 50S ribosomal protein L24, with product MPKVRIKKGDKVVVVAGKDKSKKGSVLQVFPKESRVLVEGVNVVKRHTKPNAANPEGGILEKEAPIHISNVAVADPKSGEPTRVGYKVLEDGKKVRYAKKSGEVID from the coding sequence ATGCCGAAAGTACGCATTAAAAAGGGAGACAAAGTTGTTGTTGTCGCTGGTAAGGACAAGAGCAAGAAGGGCAGTGTCCTACAGGTTTTCCCGAAGGAATCCAGGGTTCTTGTTGAGGGAGTGAATGTGGTGAAGCGCCACACAAAACCCAATGCTGCAAATCCTGAGGGCGGTATTTTGGAAAAGGAAGCCCCGATTCACATTTCTAACGTAGCAGTAGCCGATCCCAAAAGCGGAGAGCCTACCCGTGTTGGATACAAGGTTTTGGAAGATGGAAAAAAAGTTCGCTATGCCAAAAAGTCTGGCGAAGTGATTGACTAG
- the rpsQ gene encoding 30S ribosomal protein S17: MERNYRKVRTGKVVSDKMEKTIVVAVEENVIHPLYAKTVRSTKKFKVHDENNEAQKGDTVRIMETRPLSKDKRWRLLEIIEKAVVI, from the coding sequence GTGGAACGGAATTACCGCAAAGTACGGACAGGGAAAGTGGTCAGTGACAAGATGGAAAAGACCATCGTTGTAGCGGTTGAAGAAAACGTGATTCATCCATTGTATGCGAAGACGGTTCGCAGTACGAAGAAGTTTAAGGTGCATGACGAGAACAATGAAGCACAGAAAGGCGACACCGTAAGAATCATGGAAACTCGTCCGCTGAGCAAGGACAAACGCTGGCGTTTACTAGAAATCATCGAAAAAGCTGTTGTGATTTAA
- the rplN gene encoding 50S ribosomal protein L14 has protein sequence MIQPQTRLTVADNTGAKEVMCFRVLGGSNRKTANIGDVIVASVKSATPGGVVKKGDIVKAVVVRTRRGLRRPDGSYIRFDENAAVIIRDDKGPRGTRIFGPVARELRERDFMRIISLAPEVL, from the coding sequence ATGATTCAGCCTCAAACCAGGTTGACTGTTGCGGATAACACTGGTGCAAAGGAAGTAATGTGCTTCCGTGTACTCGGAGGATCGAACCGTAAAACGGCCAATATCGGCGACGTCATTGTCGCTTCTGTGAAGAGTGCAACACCCGGGGGCGTTGTTAAGAAGGGTGACATTGTCAAGGCCGTTGTGGTGCGTACGCGCCGCGGTCTCAGAAGGCCTGACGGATCTTACATTCGCTTTGACGAGAATGCCGCAGTCATTATTCGCGACGACAAGGGACCCCGAGGTACGCGTATCTTTGGGCCTGTTGCAAGAGAACTTCGCGAACGGGATTTTATGAGAATCATTTCACTGGCTCCCGAGGTGCTCTAG